The genomic stretch TCGCGGGCCTCGTCGATGATCCGGCCGGCCGACTCCGGATCGGCGGTGAGGCGGTTGCGAGCAGAGGCGAGATCCATCTGCACCCGGATTAGTCGCTGCTGCGGGCCGTCGTGGATGTCGCGCTCGAGCCGACGCAGAGCGCGATCCTCAGCGACCACGGCCGCACCACGGGAGGCACTCAGCTCGGCGACCTCGCGCTGCAGCGCCTCGGACTCCCACGGCCCCAGCACCAATCGGTTGATGAGCCAGCGCGCGAGGGTGAGGCCCCGGGTGACAAACGGCAGCGTAGAGACGAAGAGGACCGTCGTGGCGAGCGCGGCCGCGGCGATCATCGCGGCGGGCGGCTCCGAGAGGTTCAGCAGCGCGGCGCCGTTCTCGGCCAGCAGACGGGCGGGGCCGGCGGCGCCCCCAGGGCGGCCGCCAGCCCGCCGATCCCCGCCCAGGTCCACAGCGCGAGAAGCAGCCCGAACAGCAGGGCGACGAGTGGACCGACGACGAGCGTGTGCAGCAGCGCGAGCCAGTAGTGGCCATCTATCACGGGGCCGTACAGGGCGAACGTCGACGGCGCGATGGAGGCCGGTGGCCGCCGCCACTGCGGGTGCGGCACGGCGGGGCGCCCGGCGAGGACGTCGAGGCCGACGGCGGCGCGGGAGAATACGCGCGCCGTGTAGAGGGCGGCCGGCAAGAAGACGAGGCCGATCAGGACGCCCACGAGTCCGAGGGTCACCGCGAGAGCAAGGCCCGCGCAGAGGGCGCCGAGCATAGCGACGGGCACGGCGGCGACGAGCGAGAGCGCCTCCCGGGGCAGCCCGCGCCACAGCCGAAGGTACGCGCGAGCGGCCTCCTCGAGCGCGGTCGACGCGGTGCTCATATGCCCCTCCTCGCCGGTGCTCCTGCGCCCCTGTCGGCCGATCCGGCCGTCCCTGCTGGCCGGTCGAGCGTAGCGGTGCCGGAGCCCAGGGCGCCCGGGGGCAGACCCCCGGATCGGCGCCGGGCGAGGCAGGTGAGCCTGCCCTTCACCCGACTCAGCCGAGCCTGCGCTTCCTTGCGGCATCGCGGGATCTGCGTACAGTTGACGATCAGTCACCCACTCTCGAAAGGACCAGACGATGTCTAGCACGTCCGTCACGTCACACACCTCCTCGAACCCCGATGTAGCCTCCGGAGTCGCTCAATTCCTCAGCCCCGTCGTCGTCGAGATGACCGCGCTCGTCGTCAACGGCAAGCAAGCGCACTGGCACGTCCGCGGCGCCAACTTCATCGGCGTCCACGAGCTGCTCGACGCGATCGTCGGCCGCGCCATCGAGTGGGCTGATCTGGCCGCCGAGCGCGTGGTCGCTCTGGGCCTCCCGGTGGACGCCCGCATCCAGACCGTCGCCTCGGCGACGCAGTCCGAGCCGCTCACCCCCGGCTTCCAGCGCTCCGAGAACGCGATCGTCGAGATCATCCGCCAGATGGACGTTGCGATCTCGGTCGTGAACACGGCGATCGCCGAGCTCGCCGAGATCGACGCGAGCAGCCAGGACGTCGCCATCGAGATCGGCCGCGGCCTCGAGAAGGACCGCTGGTTCCTCTTCGCGCACGTCAGCGAGAGCTGAGCGAGGATGCCTGCGACGGCCCGCTGATCCTCGGATCAGCGGGCCGTTCGTCCTCTCCGCCTCGCGCAGCCCGCGACGAGCGCTCAGGCTCCGTGCGTGAAGCGTCCGCCCAGGAGCGTCGCCGCGACAGGCATGGAGCGGAGTTCGGCGCAGTCGCAGCGGAGCGGATCACGCTCGACGACGACCAGGTCGGCCGGATCGCCGATCGCGGGCATCAACCGCCGCACTCGGGTCGAGGCGATGATCGCCTCCTCCACACTCATCCGCTGCTCCGGGTGCCACGGCTCGTCGCCGGGGAGCGCCCGGAAGACCGCGGCCGAGACGGCGACCCACGGATCCAGCGGTGCGACTGGCGCATCCGAACCGAGCACCACGCGCGCTCCGGAGTCCAGTAGCGAGCGGAGCGGGAACGCGCGACCGGTGCGTCCCGGCCAGTAGCGCTCCGCCACCTCGCGATCATCGAGTGCATGTGCGGGCTGCACCCCGGCCTCGACGCCGAGCGCCGCGAAACGCGGCAGGTCGGTGTCCGCGAGGAGCTGGGCGTGCTCGATGCGTCCCCCGCCCACCCGGCCGAGCGCATCCAGGGCGAGGGTCGCCGCCGCGTCGCCGATCGCGTGCACCGTCGAGCGGATGCCGCCGGCTGCCGCGCGGGCGAGCAGCTCGTCGAGTTCGGCGGGCTCCACCGTGAGTACGCCGTAGCCGTCGTGGTCGGCGTACGGGTGGGCGCAGTAGGCGGTCCGGGTGTTCAGGGAGCCGTCGATGAGGACCTTGAGTGGACCCATCCGCAGTAGTCCCTCACCGCCGGGGAGGTCATCGCCCGAGCGCAGCCCCTCGGCCAGGGCCCGGTCGAGGTCGTCGCGGTAGACGCCCGTCTCGACGCGAAGGGAGCGCGTGCCGCGGCCGACGCGGCGGGTCCAGTCGCCCGCGTTCCAGCCCATTTCGAGGTCGACGACGCCGACTACTCCCCGTGCCGCCGCCCGCCCGGCCGCTGTATCGACCAGAGCATCGAGCTCGTCCTCGCCGAGCGCGCCCAGCGCGGTGACCAGCTCGAAGCAGGGGTCCTCACGGACGAGCTCTCGCTGCGCAGCGACGCCGTATTGCCGATACGCGGCCGAATTCAGCCAGGCGCAGTGCAGGTCGCCGCTGATCAGCACGACCGGCCGCGCGGGAGAGACCTCATCGAGCAGCGCGGTCGTCGGGGGCTCCGGCCAGAGCCCGTCGCGGAAACCGAAGCCGATCAGCGTGCCGGCACCCGGCTGCTCCGCCAGCCGCTGCCGCACGGCGTCCGCCGTCTCGCGGGCTGAGGCGGCAGCCGACACGTCTAGGCGCGGGGCCGTCATCGCCCACTGCGAAAAGTGGACGTGCTCGTCCCAGAGCCCGGGCAGGAGCCAGCGCCCGTCGAGGTCGCGCACGTCATCGCCCCGTGCGGGCACGACCTCGGGACCGATCGCCGCCAGCCGGCCCTCGCGCAGGAGCACAGCACAGGGCCTGGAGGACCCGAGGAGACGGGCGCCCCGCAGCAGGAGCCCGCGGCTCATCGCCGGAGCCGACGGGTCGCTGTGACGATCGCTCGGTGGCCACGGCGCCTGCGGGCCTCCTGTGCTCCGGCGCTCAGGACTGGCACACCGGGCACCAGTAGAGCTTGCGCGCACCGATCTCCTCGAGTAGGACGTTCGTCCCGCAGACCCGGCACGGCAACCCCTCGCGCTTGTAGACGTAGTTACGCTCGGCGCGGCTGCGAACGGCCTTCGAGCGCTCGGCCCCTGTCAGGCCGCGGCGCGTGATCATCATCCCCGTTCGGATGCCGTCCTCGAGCAGATACGCCCAGTCGCGCCAGAGCGCCTGCGCCACCTCGAGTGGCACCTGCTTGCCGGGCGTGTGCGGATCCAGACCGGCGCGGTACAGCAGCTCGGCGCGGTAGATGTTGCCGATGCCGCTGACGACGGACTGGTCCATCAGCACCAGGCCGACCGGAGTGGCCGTCTTGCGCAGCCGACTCACGAAGCGCTCGCGCGCCTCCTCGGAGTCCTCGGCCGCCGGATCCGGGCCAAGCCGTGCGAGCAGGGCGTCGACCTGGGCCGGGTCCATCACCTCGCACGCGGTGGGGCCGCGCAGGTCGGCGACGGTCTCCTCCGTCTGGATGCGCACCCGCACCGCCCCCACGGGCGGCGGCGGGAACTCGTCGAGTTCGGAGTCGGTCTCGTGCTCCGTCTCGGAGAGGCGCACCGCGCGGCGACGGCGCGGGGCGCCGATGCTGCTCCCGGCCTTCCCATCCGGGAACAGCGGCGAGACGTGCCCGAGGAAGTCCCACGCGCCGTAGAGGCCGAGGTGCACATGCAGGGTCAGCTCCCCCTCGAAGCGGAGCAGCAGGTGCTTGCCGACAGCGGTCGACTCGCGCAGCTCCCGCCCGTCGAGCACCGCGGCTCCCTCGGTGAAGCGACCCTGGGGGCTGCTGGTCGCGACGCGGTGCCCGACGACGTCGCGCTCGAACTGCAGCGCGATCCGGTGGACGGAGTGCCCCTCGGGCACTCAGTGCTCCTTCGCGGCGGAGTCGACGACCCGGCCGGCGATATCACCGGTGGCCTCGTACTCGGCGAGCTGCGCGATGCGGCGCACATGGCGCTCCTCGAAGCTGAAGGGCTCGGCGACGAACGCGTCGATGAAATCGGTCGCCTCCTCGACCGAGTGCTGGCGCGCACCGATCGAGATGACGTTGGCGTCGTTGTGCTGGCGGGCGAGCACCGCGGTGCTGAGATTCCAGACCAGAGCCGCACGCACACCGGTGACCTTGTTCGCCGCGATCTGCTCGCCATTGCCCGAGCCGCCGAAGACGACGCCGAGGGCCTGAACCCCCGCCTCCTGATCGCGCACGACCGCGGCCGCGGCGTTGATGCAGAAGGACGGATAGTCGTCCAACGGATCGTAGGAGGTGGGACCGTGGTCGATCACCTCGTGGCCGGCGGCACCCAGGTGCTCGATCAGGTGGCGGCTGAAGTCCAGCCCTGCGTGGTCCGTGGCGAGGTGGATGCGCACGAGTGAACTCCTCCAGGAGACGTCTGGGGCCCGCGGTGCCCGGGCCGGGAGTCAGAGTACCGCGGGCCGAGTCAGTCGAACTGCGGGTCGCGGGTCCGTGAGCGCTTGAGTTCGAAGAAGCCATCGAACGAGGCCGCCGCGACGATGCCGTCCCAGAGCGTGAGCGCCTGCTCACCCCGCGGGGTCGGTGAGATGACCGGGCCGAAGAACGCGACGTCTCCGATCGCGATAACCGGTGTTCCGACGTCCTGACCGACGCGCCCGATGCCGTCGGCGTGGGAGGCGCGCATCGGCTCGTCGTACTCGTCCGAGTCGGCGTACGCGGCGAGGTCCGCGGGGAGCCCGAGCTCGGCGAGCGACTCGGCGATGACCGCGTCGGCGTCGGAGCGGCCGCCCACATGGATCCGGGTGCCGAGCGCGTCATAGAGCGGCTTCAGGTATTCGCGGCCCTCACGCTCGGCGACGGCGGCGACCAGGCGCGTGTAGCGCAGCGCCCGAGGGAGGAAGGCGCGGTAGAAGTCGTCCACGTCCTTGTCCTCGTTGAGGACGGCGAGGCTCATGATGTGCCACTGCACGTCGAGCTCGCGGGCGGGGGTCACCTCGTCCACGAATCGCGAAGTCATCCAGGCCCACGGGCAGGAGGGATCAAACCAGAAGTGCACAGAGGTCATGGAGACACGGTACGCCGCTCCGAGGAGCCGCAGCCGCCGCTCCCAGGCGGCTCCGGGGATCGCAGCAGCGGGGCTCCCCGGCGGGTCGCCACGGCCCTAGGGTGGATCGGCGGCGTCCGCACCCAGACGCCTGCGGCAGCGCCGAGACGAACGGATGGAGCACCCCCGTGCCAGGAGACAACCTCACCCGCAGCGAGGCGCAGCAGCGCGCCTCCCTGATCCAGGTCCACGATTACGACATCGCTCTGGACCTGACCCGGGGTGCCGAGACCTTCCTCAGCACGACCACGGTGCGCTTCTCCGCCACCGACCATGCGTCCAGCTTCATCGACGCGATTACCCGCACGGTCCACTCCGTCACCCTCAACGGCGTCGAGCTCGATCCGGCCGACGTCGCCGACGGCATGCGCATCCGGCTCGACTCCCTCGCCGCCGACAACGAGCTGACCGTCGTCGCCGACGCGCTCTACACCAATACGGGCGAGGGCCTGCACCGCTTCGTCGACCCTGTCGACGGGGAGGTGTACCTGTACTCGCAGTTCGAGGTCCCCGACTCCCGCCGCGTCTTCGCGGTCTTCGAGCAGCCGGACCTCAAGGCTCTGTTCCGCTTCACCGTCACCGCGCCCGCGCAGTGGCAGGTCGTCTCGAACCAGCCGACGCCCGCGCCCGTCGCGGCGGGCGAGGGGAGGGCAACCTGGAGCTTCGAGCCCACGCCGCGCATCTCCTCCTACATCACAGCCCTCATCGCCGGGCCGTACGTGGTCGAGACCGATTCCCTCGTCTCCTCCGACGGCCGCACGATCCCGCTCGGCGTCTTCGCCCGCGCCTCGCTCGCGCCCTTCCTCGACGCCGACTATGTGTTCGAGAAGACGAAGCAGGGTTTCGCGTTCTACGAGGAGAAGTTCGGCGTCCCCTACCCGTTCGCCAAGTACGACCAGCTGTTCGTGCCCGAGTTCAACGCGGGAGCGATGGAGAACGCGGGAGCGGTGACCTTCACCGAGACCTATGTGTTCCGCTCGAAGGTGACCGACGCGGTCAAGGAACGCCGGGTCGTCACGATCCTGCACGAACTCGCGCACATGTGGTTCGGCGACCTGGTCACGATGAAGTGGTGGAACGACCTCTGGCTGAACGAGTCGTTCGCCGAATACGCCTCCACCCTCGCCACCGCCGAGGCCACCGAATGGACCGAGGCATGGACCACGTTCGCCGCGATGGAGAAGAGCTGGGCCTACCGCCAGGACCAGCTGCCCTCCACGCACCCGATCGTCGCGACGATCAACGACCTGGAGGACGTCCAGGTCAACTTCGACGGCATCACCTACGCCAAAGGTGCCTCGGTGCTGAAGCAGCTCGTTGCATGGGTCGGCGAGAAGGAGTTCCTCGCGGGAGTGCACGAGTACTTCGTGAAGCACGCGTTCTCGAACACCGAGCTGCGAGACCTGCTGGTCGAACTCGAGGCGACCAGCGGGCGCGACCTCACCGAATGGTCGGCGCAGTGGCTCGAGACGGCGGGCGTGAACACGCTCCACCCCGAGATCGCGGTCGACGAGAGCGGAGCGGTCGCGTCGTTCGCGATCTTGCAGAGTGCGGCCGAGGAGTATCCGACGGTCCGCCCGCACCGCCTCGCGATAGGGCTGTACGACTTCGAGGGCGAGCGCCTCGTCCGAGTGGACCGCCTCGAACTCGACGTGGACGGTGAGCGCACCGAGGTGCCCGAGCTGATCGGGCGCACCCGCCCGGCCCTCGTTCTCCTCAACGACGACGACCTCGCCTATGCGAAGATCCGTCTCGATGCGGACTCGCTCGCCGTCGCCATCGAACACCTCGCGGGCATCGAGAGCCCGCTGGCCCGCTCGCTGGTCTGGGGCTCCGCCTGGGACGCGACCCGCGATGCCGAGACCGCCCCGCGCGACTTCGTTCGCCTCGTGCTCGGCAACATCGCCACCGAGACCGAATCCACGACGCTGCGCACGGTCCTCAACCAGCTCGTCACCACGGCCACCCAGTACGTCGCTCCGCAGTACCGGGCCGAGGTCGTCGAGGAGGCGGGCGATCAGCTCTGGACGCTCGCTCAGCGCGCCGAGGCCGGCAGCGACGCGCAGTTCCAGTTCGTCCGGTTCTTCGCGGTGCTCGCGTCCACCCCGGGCCACCTCGAGGCCGTGCAGGCGCTGCTCGACGGCTCCGCAGCGCTGGACGGCCTCGACATCGACACCGATCTCGGCTGGGAGCTGCTGATCGCCCTCGTCGCAGGAGGCCGCGCCGGAGCGGAGGAGATCGACGCGGCACTCGCCTCGGACAACACGGCGACCGGCCAGCAGTCGGCGGCGCACGCCCGCGCCGCTCTGCCGACGGCGAAGGCGAAGCGAGCGGCCTGGGACTCGGTGACAGCCGACGACTCGGCGCCGAACACGATCGTCCGCTCGACCGGCCTCGGCTTTCAGCGGGTCGCCGACCCGCGCCTGCTCGACGCGATGATCCCGGTCTACTTCGACGCCCTCCGCTCGCTCTGGGAGTCTAAGAGCTACAAGATTGCGGAGTACCTCGTCGTCGGCTTCTACCCGGCCGCCACGCCCTCGCAGCAGATCGTCGACGCCACCCGCGCTTGGCTCGATGCGAACCCGGAGATTCCGGCGCTGCGCCGCCTCGTGATCGAGAACCTGGCTGGCGTGGAGCGCGCGCTCCGCGCCCAGGAGCGCGACACCCGGGGCTGATCCCCTGCCGCTCGGTGCCGTGACGCCTCAGCGCTGCGGGACCGAGCGGCGCTGCGGCCCGTCGTACGCCGAGAGCGGTCGGATCAGCGCGTTCGAACCGCGCTGCTCGATCACATGCGCCGTCCAGCCCACCACCCGCGCCGCCACGAACAGAGGCGTGAAGGTCTCGGTGTCGAAGCCCATCAGGCGGTAGGCGGGACCCGACGGGTAGTCCAGGTTGGGCAGGATGCCCGTCCGCTGGGCCATCGCCTCGGCCAGTGCGTCGTAGAGCTCCATCAGCTCGGCGGCGCCCTCGTGCTCGGCGAGGCGGCGGAGCGCGGCGTCCATCGTCGGCACGCGCGAGTCTCCCGACTTGTACACCCTGTGCCCGAACCCCATCACCTTCCGCTTGTGCCCGAGCGCGTCGGCGAGCCACTCCTGCGCCCGCCGCGTCGCCTCGGTGCCGGTGCCGACCTCGTCCAGCATGTGGAGCACCGCCTCGTTCGCACCGCCGTGCAGCGGGCCCTTCAGCGCGCCGACCGCCGCGGTGACGGCGGAGTAGACATCCGAGAGCGTCGACGTCACGACGCGCGCGGTGAAGGTGGACGCATTGAAGGAGTGCTCGGCGTAGAGCACCAGTGAGACGCGGAAGGCATTCACGACTACCGGCTCCGGCACCGCTCCGAACGTCATCCAGAGGAAGTTCTCGGAGTAGCCCAGGTCGTCCCGAGGCTCGACGGGCTCCAGGCCGTGCCTGCGTCGCTGCGAGTAGGCGACGATCGCAGGCAGAGCCGCCCACAGCCGCACGGAGCGCTCGAGCACGGCCCCGGGTGCGTCGCCGTCCGGATCACACTCGAGCGCACCCACGACGCTGACCGCCGTCCGCAGCACGTCCATCGGATGTGCCGAGAGCGGTAGCTGGTCGATCACCGCGCGGACCTCCGCGGCGAGGGCGCGATGGGCACGCTCCACGGCCGCGAGCTGCGCAGCCTGTTCGCGCGTGGGCAGTTCGCCGTGCCAGAGCAGCCAGGCCACATCCTCGAACGAGGTCCCGGCGGCGAGCTCTTGCACCGGATAGCCGCGATAGAGCAGCGCATTCGACTCCGGGTCGACCTTCGACACCGCCGTCGTATCGACGACGACCCCCACGAGTCCCTTGCGGATGTCCTGGTCAGTCGTGCTCATCTCTTCACTCCTTCGCGAGAGGCGGGAGACGGCGCCGGTGAGCGCCGCCCGGTGGTGCTGGTGCGGTGCGATCATGCGCCGAAGTGGTCGGCGAGTGAGAAGTCGAAGACGCCCTCGTCGAAGTGGCTGTAGGAGGCGTAATCCAGCAGCTCGTAGAGTTCTGCGCGCGTCTGCATACTGGGCACCTGCGAACGGAGCGACCCCTCGGCCTTGAGGGTGTCGAGCGCGCGCATCGCCGCACCCATCGCGATCCGCAGCAGCGACACCGGGTGAATCACGATGTTCACGCCGACGTCGGCGAGCTGCTGCGCCGTGAACAGCTCGCTCTTGCCGAACTCCGTCATGTTGGCGAGGATCGGCACGTCGATCGCCGCGCGGACCGCCTCGAACTCGGACAGGTCGCGCATCGCCTCCGGGAAGACCGCGTCGGCCCCGGCGTCGACCAGCCGCTTCGCCCGGTCGATCGCGGCCGGCAGCCCGTCGAGGGCTCGGATGTCGGTGCGCGCCATGATCACCAGCTCGGAGTCACGGCGCGCGTCGACCGCCGCGGCGATCCTGCGCACCGAGGTCGCCTCGTCGACGACGGCCTTACCGTCCAGGTGCCCGCAACGCTTGGGGTTCACCTGGTCCTCGATGTGCAGCCCTGCGACTCCGGCGTCCTCGAGCATCTGCACCGTGCGCGCCACATTCAACGGCTCGCCGAAGCCGGTGTCGGCGTCCACCAGAACCGGGAGGTCGGTCATCCGCGAGATCTGCTGCCCGCGGCCGGCGACCTCGGAGAGGGTGGTCAGCCCGATGTCCGGCAGTCCCAACTCGGCCGAGAGCACGGCGCCCGATACATAGATCCCGTCGAAGCCCTTGGCCTCGATCAGTCGCGCCGAGAGCGGAGTGAAGGCACCGGGCAGCTGAAGCAGCTCGCCCGAGGCGAGGCGCTCGCGGAACAGGCGGCGTTTCTCGGCGGGAGTCCGGGTGGAGTGGAGCATCGGGCGTCCTTCCGAGGGCGGTGTGCGGGCCCGAGCGGACCCGACTCGAATCTATACGGGCGCGGCACCCGTGCACCGGACTCGGAGGGAGGCGTCCCGTAGCCTGGAACGGTCATGCTGCTTTCTCAGACCTCCACCCCGGATCCCGTCGCCGCCACCGTCTCCTTCTTCGAGTCCGACGCCTTCTGGAAGGTGATCGCGGTCCTCGGGATCGTGCTGGGCGCGTTGCTGGTGCGCGTCATCGCGCATTTCGTGATCGGCCGCGTCGTCGACCAGATCGTCTCAGGTGTGAAGCGCCGGCAGCGGGTCGAGGACACGCAATCGATCGCCGCTTCGCCGCTCGCGGCCGTCCGGGTCGTGCAGCGCACGCGCACCCTCGGCTCGATCCTGAACAATCTCAGCTCGATCCTGATCGTCGTCATCGCCCTGGTGATGATCGTGACGACCATTGATAAGGATCTGATCGGCTCCTTCGCTCTGTTGACCGCCGCGCTCGGAGCGGGCCTGGGCTTCGGCGCCCAGAACATCGTGAAGGACGTGCTGAACGGTCTGTTCATGGTCGCGGAGGACCAGCTCGGCGTCGGGGACGTCGTCGACACCGGCCAGGCCACCGGCGTGGTCGAGTCGGTCGGCGTCCGCGTCACCCAGATCCGCGACGTCAACGGCACCCTCTGGTTCGTCCGCAACGGCGAGATCGTCCGGGTGGGCAACATGTCGCAGGGCTGGTCCCGCGTGATCGTCGATCTCGCGGTGCCCTACGAAACGGATCTCGAGCAGGTGCAGTCCACTGTCCTCGCGACCGCGAACGAGCTCGCCGCGAGCAGCCGGTGGCGGGCCCGGATCATCGACAAGCCTGAGCTCTGGGGTCTGGAGTCGATCGCCGACGACGCCCTGGTCATCCGGGTCGTCGTCAAGACGCGCACCACCGCGAAGGACGACGTCGCCCGCGAGCTGCGCCTGCGCCTGAAGAAATCGCTCGACGCGCTCGACGTAAAGCTGCCCTCCCTCGCGACCGTCGTGCTCGAGGGCTTCGAGGGTGCCACCAGCGTCGGAGGCGCCAAGCCGCC from Rathayibacter rathayi encodes the following:
- a CDS encoding sensor histidine kinase — its product is MDLGGDRRAGGRPGGAAGPARLLAENGAALLNLSEPPAAMIAAAALATTVLFVSTLPFVTRGLTLARWLINRLVLGPWESEALQREVAELSASRGAAVVAEDRALRRLERDIHDGPQQRLIRVQMDLASARNRLTADPESAGRIIDEAREHVGAALDELRALSRGVAPPILQDRGFEAAVHSLAALSPVPVEVLAEHPLGDVPPEVERSVYFVVAELLANASKHSSARSVRVHLDTRESATPGEHWLDVWVIDDGVGGALSVPGHGLEGVGGRVRACAGSSR
- a CDS encoding sensor domain-containing protein translates to MSTASTALEEAARAYLRLWRGLPREALSLVAAVPVAMLGALCAGLALAVTLGLVGVLIGLVFLPAALYTARVFSRAAVGLDVLAGRPAVPHPQWRRPPASIAPSTFALYGPVIDGHYWLALLHTLVVGPLVALLFGLLLALWTWAGIGGLAAALGAPPAPPVCWPRTAPRC
- a CDS encoding Dps family protein; amino-acid sequence: MSSTSVTSHTSSNPDVASGVAQFLSPVVVEMTALVVNGKQAHWHVRGANFIGVHELLDAIVGRAIEWADLAAERVVALGLPVDARIQTVASATQSEPLTPGFQRSENAIVEIIRQMDVAISVVNTAIAELAEIDASSQDVAIEIGRGLEKDRWFLFAHVSES
- a CDS encoding amidohydrolase translates to MSRGLLLRGARLLGSSRPCAVLLREGRLAAIGPEVVPARGDDVRDLDGRWLLPGLWDEHVHFSQWAMTAPRLDVSAAASARETADAVRQRLAEQPGAGTLIGFGFRDGLWPEPPTTALLDEVSPARPVVLISGDLHCAWLNSAAYRQYGVAAQRELVREDPCFELVTALGALGEDELDALVDTAAGRAAARGVVGVVDLEMGWNAGDWTRRVGRGTRSLRVETGVYRDDLDRALAEGLRSGDDLPGGEGLLRMGPLKVLIDGSLNTRTAYCAHPYADHDGYGVLTVEPAELDELLARAAAGGIRSTVHAIGDAAATLALDALGRVGGGRIEHAQLLADTDLPRFAALGVEAGVQPAHALDDREVAERYWPGRTGRAFPLRSLLDSGARVVLGSDAPVAPLDPWVAVSAAVFRALPGDEPWHPEQRMSVEEAIIASTRVRRLMPAIGDPADLVVVERDPLRCDCAELRSMPVAATLLGGRFTHGA
- a CDS encoding Fpg/Nei family DNA glycosylase, whose amino-acid sequence is MPEGHSVHRIALQFERDVVGHRVATSSPQGRFTEGAAVLDGRELRESTAVGKHLLLRFEGELTLHVHLGLYGAWDFLGHVSPLFPDGKAGSSIGAPRRRRAVRLSETEHETDSELDEFPPPPVGAVRVRIQTEETVADLRGPTACEVMDPAQVDALLARLGPDPAAEDSEEARERFVSRLRKTATPVGLVLMDQSVVSGIGNIYRAELLYRAGLDPHTPGKQVPLEVAQALWRDWAYLLEDGIRTGMMITRRGLTGAERSKAVRSRAERNYVYKREGLPCRVCGTNVLLEEIGARKLYWCPVCQS
- a CDS encoding ribose-5-phosphate isomerase, with product MRIHLATDHAGLDFSRHLIEHLGAAGHEVIDHGPTSYDPLDDYPSFCINAAAAVVRDQEAGVQALGVVFGGSGNGEQIAANKVTGVRAALVWNLSTAVLARQHNDANVISIGARQHSVEEATDFIDAFVAEPFSFEERHVRRIAQLAEYEATGDIAGRVVDSAAKEH
- a CDS encoding DsbA family protein, with amino-acid sequence MTSVHFWFDPSCPWAWMTSRFVDEVTPARELDVQWHIMSLAVLNEDKDVDDFYRAFLPRALRYTRLVAAVAEREGREYLKPLYDALGTRIHVGGRSDADAVIAESLAELGLPADLAAYADSDEYDEPMRASHADGIGRVGQDVGTPVIAIGDVAFFGPVISPTPRGEQALTLWDGIVAAASFDGFFELKRSRTRDPQFD
- the pepN gene encoding aminopeptidase N, encoding MPGDNLTRSEAQQRASLIQVHDYDIALDLTRGAETFLSTTTVRFSATDHASSFIDAITRTVHSVTLNGVELDPADVADGMRIRLDSLAADNELTVVADALYTNTGEGLHRFVDPVDGEVYLYSQFEVPDSRRVFAVFEQPDLKALFRFTVTAPAQWQVVSNQPTPAPVAAGEGRATWSFEPTPRISSYITALIAGPYVVETDSLVSSDGRTIPLGVFARASLAPFLDADYVFEKTKQGFAFYEEKFGVPYPFAKYDQLFVPEFNAGAMENAGAVTFTETYVFRSKVTDAVKERRVVTILHELAHMWFGDLVTMKWWNDLWLNESFAEYASTLATAEATEWTEAWTTFAAMEKSWAYRQDQLPSTHPIVATINDLEDVQVNFDGITYAKGASVLKQLVAWVGEKEFLAGVHEYFVKHAFSNTELRDLLVELEATSGRDLTEWSAQWLETAGVNTLHPEIAVDESGAVASFAILQSAAEEYPTVRPHRLAIGLYDFEGERLVRVDRLELDVDGERTEVPELIGRTRPALVLLNDDDLAYAKIRLDADSLAVAIEHLAGIESPLARSLVWGSAWDATRDAETAPRDFVRLVLGNIATETESTTLRTVLNQLVTTATQYVAPQYRAEVVEEAGDQLWTLAQRAEAGSDAQFQFVRFFAVLASTPGHLEAVQALLDGSAALDGLDIDTDLGWELLIALVAGGRAGAEEIDAALASDNTATGQQSAAHARAALPTAKAKRAAWDSVTADDSAPNTIVRSTGLGFQRVADPRLLDAMIPVYFDALRSLWESKSYKIAEYLVVGFYPAATPSQQIVDATRAWLDANPEIPALRRLVIENLAGVERALRAQERDTRG
- a CDS encoding bifunctional 2-methylcitrate synthase/citrate synthase — encoded protein: MSTTDQDIRKGLVGVVVDTTAVSKVDPESNALLYRGYPVQELAAGTSFEDVAWLLWHGELPTREQAAQLAAVERAHRALAAEVRAVIDQLPLSAHPMDVLRTAVSVVGALECDPDGDAPGAVLERSVRLWAALPAIVAYSQRRRHGLEPVEPRDDLGYSENFLWMTFGAVPEPVVVNAFRVSLVLYAEHSFNASTFTARVVTSTLSDVYSAVTAAVGALKGPLHGGANEAVLHMLDEVGTGTEATRRAQEWLADALGHKRKVMGFGHRVYKSGDSRVPTMDAALRRLAEHEGAAELMELYDALAEAMAQRTGILPNLDYPSGPAYRLMGFDTETFTPLFVAARVVGWTAHVIEQRGSNALIRPLSAYDGPQRRSVPQR
- the prpB gene encoding methylisocitrate lyase — encoded protein: MLHSTRTPAEKRRLFRERLASGELLQLPGAFTPLSARLIEAKGFDGIYVSGAVLSAELGLPDIGLTTLSEVAGRGQQISRMTDLPVLVDADTGFGEPLNVARTVQMLEDAGVAGLHIEDQVNPKRCGHLDGKAVVDEATSVRRIAAAVDARRDSELVIMARTDIRALDGLPAAIDRAKRLVDAGADAVFPEAMRDLSEFEAVRAAIDVPILANMTEFGKSELFTAQQLADVGVNIVIHPVSLLRIAMGAAMRALDTLKAEGSLRSQVPSMQTRAELYELLDYASYSHFDEGVFDFSLADHFGA
- a CDS encoding mechanosensitive ion channel family protein — translated: MLLSQTSTPDPVAATVSFFESDAFWKVIAVLGIVLGALLVRVIAHFVIGRVVDQIVSGVKRRQRVEDTQSIAASPLAAVRVVQRTRTLGSILNNLSSILIVVIALVMIVTTIDKDLIGSFALLTAALGAGLGFGAQNIVKDVLNGLFMVAEDQLGVGDVVDTGQATGVVESVGVRVTQIRDVNGTLWFVRNGEIVRVGNMSQGWSRVIVDLAVPYETDLEQVQSTVLATANELAASSRWRARIIDKPELWGLESIADDALVIRVVVKTRTTAKDDVARELRLRLKKSLDALDVKLPSLATVVLEGFEGATSVGGAKPPRTTPSPTISTEHGKPVRLPRALRRGGATPPPTDEGTPGASRERP